CACGCCTGCACCCCGTTGATGGCCGGGGAGATGAGCGGCTGATACTGCACCAATTCGCCCGTCTTGAGTTGATGCTCGTAATTCAGCGTAATCTGATCGGTTGCCGGATTGAAGGACGCCACCGATTTGCGATCGAACGATAGCGCGGGCAGAATCGTCCCCAGCACCGCGGTCCCATCGCTGAGCCGCACCTGCGTGGTGACAATCCGCGTGGCCTTGCTCCCCTCGTTGGCGATGATCTTCGCTTCGCCCGTATTCGTGGTGATATTGCCGATCGTGTAGGTAAAGTTGGTCGAAGTCGGCGAAGTGGACGACACATCCAGATGCGCCCCCTTCTCGCCATACACGCTGGAGAAGCCCGTCGGCAACGCCGTATTTTTCTGCTCACCGAAACGGATGTAGAGCGGATTGGTAACTGTCCCCGCCTCGCCCGCGGTGACATTCAATTCCACCAGCCGCGTGTTGATGTACCCGCCCGCACTGCTGGAATAGACATTTCCACCGTTGTTGGTGATGCTGACCTTGCCGAACGGGTTATCGATTCGCCCCGCCAAAATCACATCCACCGGCGTTGTCGAGGTGTTGCGAATCGTGACGAGCGTATCTTCGCCGGTCGCGCCGAAATCCGCCGATTTGGTGTAACTCCAATTCCGCGTGCTTCCTTCATGATTAATGCTGGGATTGTTCGGCTTATCGCTGACGGTTTCGATGTTGTTGATGACCAAAATCCGGTCGGATGCATTCTCGATCAGCACTTCCTTGAGTGCCCCATACGACACAACCGAACTGCCGCTGGTGGTGCCATCCGGTGCCCGAACATCGAGCCGCTCACCGGGGATGTTGAAGACATCGTCGAGGATAATGCGATCCGGTTGCAGCGATGCCGTCGCCCAAATTTGCCCGGTAATCTGCCCATCCGCCGCGACTTGCAGCCGAGGCCGCTGCGGGGTGCCAATGGTGAGATTGGCATTCAGATTGACGGAATTGCTGATCGTGCCACGCAGATTTTCTTCATCGGTATCAATATCGAACAGCCACTGGAAGAATCCCACCACGCTGACGTTCGAGCTATCGGCCGTGGCCACCCGCTCACTCGACGCTCGCAGCGACTGAATCAGAATCGTCGGCGAGATGATTTCGCCCGTCGCCACATCCACCGTCGAGCGAATATCGCGGGTTGTATCCGCAATCGCGTAGACACTCGCACCAGCCGCAATCGCCCCGGCATACGAATCGCTCTTGGCGTAGACACTGCCACCGGCATTCTCAATCGTCACCGCACCCGTTGCGATGATGGTGGCATTGGAACCGATCCGCACCGTCGGCTTGTACCAAACCTGCGTATTGCTATCAGTTTCGACATCCGCAACCGCCCCGCCTGCCGATGCATACGTCTGCACTTTGTTGCTGATGTCTTGATTGGTCCGCACCACCAAATTGCGCGTCCCCACCCGCGTATTCGCCCCGATTTCCGCCAGGGCATCGTAGCGGACATGCGACCGGGCATTGGTCTCATTGCTGGCAAACAGACCGCCATTGGTCTGCGAGTTCCGCAGATCGAAATTCGCATTCGCATCGGTCTGAATCGTCGCGGTGCCGGAAGAGAACACGAGCGCATCTTTGCCCACGCGGGCCACAATCATCGAGGCGTTATCCGTCCCGGAACCCTTGACGGCATAATCGACATCCGCCCCGGCCACCGCCACCAGTCCACCACCGCCCCCGGTCGCCTGGGCATTCCCATTGTGCGAAGCGCGGGCGTTGACCAGCAGCGAATTCCCCCCACCGATATTCGTCGGCGTAGACGCGGTCCCATCCTGCACTTCGGCCCGAACGTCGCTAAACACTTCGACATCGGCTTCCACGATCCCGGCCGTCAGCACACCGATATTCAGGCCGGAGACGCGAAGATCGTGTTGCGTGCGGGCATCGGCTTTCAGCACGAAATTACGATCCGCCTGCACTGTCGATCCGCCGCCAATCGTCGCCGAGACCATCACCTTCGATTTGAAATCGACAATCGCACCATTGATCCCCGCCAGCGCACCGTTGATCGAAGTGACATCGGCAAAGAGCCGATTCCCCGTCTGAGCATTGCCATTCGCATCGTAATTCACCAACGATCGAATGATCACATCGCCGGTGCCGACCAGCCGCGTATCGGCAGCCAGCGCGGTGGTGACCGTCGGATTCCAGCGCATGGTCACAATCGACACGCCGACAGTCACCCCACCAATGGAAACGCCGGTGGTCACCGCATTGAGATTGCTACCGGCCCGAGATTGAATCAGCGTGTTGCCGGTGACTTGGATCGTTCCGGCGGCTGAAACGCTGGTCGAAACCGTTGGGGATGCCGCGACGGTAATCCCCGCCCCGCTGCCGGAAAGCAGGCCACCCGACGCCGAAACGGCCTTCATATCGACCGAATTATCCGCCGAGGCCGTCACATTCAGCCCGCCAACTTTCCACGCCCCGACTTGATTCAGTCCCGCCGAGGTCGAGCTGGTATCGGCATAATCAATGTCGATCGCGCCGACACCGACCAAGCCCACCGCCGCCCCCAGTGCCCGCACGGTGTTGCTGGCAGACATCGTCGCGGAAACCGTAACCGTTCCCTTGGAATTGACTTGCGTTCCGGTTCCGATGGTGGAATGCGTGTTGGTGCTGACATCGACATCCGCGATGGTGACAATCACCGCCGCCGCCCCCGCCCCCACCGCATACGCTGTCGCCACGGTGTTCATCTGCGACTTCGCGGAGACCGTCACCCCGCTATTGCCCGTGTTGACTTTGCCGTTGCTGCCGATGCTGGTCAGCGTCGAACCCGTGGCCTTCACTCGGGCAATCGATGCACCGGCCGCCACCAAACCAATCGCGCCGCCGGCATTGTTGGCGGCCACCGTGCGATTGCCAGTCGCGGTGATCGTCACGCCCGAAGCGGCATCGACCGTCGCGGAATTGCCGATGCGGGCTTCTTCGCGGTGCGAATCGTTGATGATCGCCACCTGAGCGCCGATGCCGACGAAGCCACCCGCACCGCCGCCATAGGCGCGAACGCTGCTATCGCTGGTCAGATTCGCATTCAGCGTGACGGAATCGGCCATCAACGTCACCGAATCGCCCACGGAAACGAGCGATTGCCCGCCGACACTGGCGATCGTAACCGAGGCTCCGATCCCGCCCAGCAGCCCGCCCGCAGCGCCGCCCGTGACCACATCCAAATCGATGCGGTCGAGCGCTTGCACGTTGATCTTGCCACCCGCGACAATCTTCGCCGAGTTGCCGACAATCGCGGTTGTGCCCGAAGGCGTCACGCTGGCATTGATCGCCGCTTGGGCCGCGCCGGTGCTGGTCTTGCTGGAAATGCGAGAGGCCGCGCCGCTGTTGGCCGCCGCCATTTGCCGACTCGATTCCGAGTCGCCCGCAGAATAGGCATTCAACCCATCGGTAAACACAGATGTATCGCTGGAATCATCCGCATAGGTTGCCGCGTTCGAGCCGCTATCCCCGTTCAGCGAATTCTTCGATTCGCCATCCACGGTCGCATACAGCGAATAGACCGAAACCGCCGCCGCCAGCGCGCCCGCCCCGATGGCCGCGCTCACGCTCAGCGAGTAGAGATCCCGCACCGCGCTGCCAGCCACATAGACATCCTTGGTCGCCGCCACCATGGCCCCAGCACCAATCGTGCCATTGGTATTGCTGCGCACCAGCGTCACATCGACCGAACCGGCAATCCCGCCGCCCAGCGACAGCCCCAACGCCCCGTTGTAGACCCGCGTTTTGAGCGAATCGGTCGCCACCACCACCACCGATTGATCGGTATCGGCACCGGTCGCCTGATTGATCTTGGCATTGTCGCCGATGGTCGCCTGCGTCTTGGCGGTAATCAGATTGACATCCACCGAACCGGCCACGCCCGCATACGCCCCGGCCCCACCGGCAATGACGACGTTGAGCAGTTCCTCACGCGAATTTGCCTGGAGAATCACCCCTTGCAGCGCCGCGGTCGTGAAGCTACTGCCACTTTGGGCACCCGTCTTGGCCGTGACGTTGGCGCCGAACGCCTGCGCGGAGACCGAAGCCCCGTTGCCAATGGCCGCGAGCGTGTCTTTCTCCAGATTCCACACCAGGACCGATGCCCCGATCCCGCCCGCGCTCAATCCCAGCCCGGCGGAGCCAACCACATTCAACGAATCGGTGACATCATTGGCGGAAACGATCACGTTCCCCTTGGCGAAGACATCCGCCGAATTGCCGATGATCGCCTGCGTTTGCGAATCAATCTGAATGACCGCCACCGACCCCGCCAGCGCGACGGCTCCGCCTCCGGCCACACCGATGACAAACGACCGCACATTCTGCCGAGCATCTGCCGCCACCAGCACATCCATCTCGGCTTCGACCATTGCCCCGGTGCCGATTGTCGCCTTCGTGACATGCTCGCTGACCAGCACATCTGCCAGCGGCGCAATACCCGCCGTTCCACCGATCGCCAGCGAACCGCCGATCCCCAACCGCGAATAATCGGCCATCGCCGAGACAACCACCGATTGACCGGGATTCGCCCCCGCATCGTTGCGGTTGATCTGGGCATTGTCGCCAATGCTGGCAGTGGTCTGAATTTCTGGCAGACTCACCGAACCGACAATCTGCAAGCCAACGGTGCCACCACCGCCCGCACTGATGCCATAAGTCGAAATTTTATCCAGCGATACGGCCGAGACGATCACCCCGCGCACGCCGGTCGAACCGAGCGTCACCGTCCGCGCCTTGGTGAAGGTTTCGCCGCTGATGTCGTCATTGTTGACGGCAGGCGCGGCCACTTCGCCGAACGCCGTCAACGATTGCTGATCGCCGCTGCCCGTGCTGGTGAGATCGATCACCGTCCCGGCTTCAGCCGCCTCTTTGGATTCCGCCAGACGAACCGCAGTCGCACTCACCCGAATGACGTAGTAGGTGACGCCATTTTCCAGGCCACCAATCGCACTATCGCCATTGGCCCAATAGGTGACACTATCACCGGTTTGGAATCCGTGCTGATACGGGAGCGTGATCGTGTCCGAGCCGGTATCCACCGCCGTGCGAGCAAAGAATTGCGGATCGGTATACGTCACACTGGGCGGGGTGACGTTCGCTTGAAACGCCGCGCCATTGGCCAGGGCATCCACCTTGGCCCCGTTGCCGATGCTGGCATCGGTTTCCTTGTCGAGAATCACCACGGGCACCGATCCGCCGATGCCTGCGGTTCCGCCGATGCTCAATTGTCCGGCCGCGCCATCGATTTTGATCGAATCCAAGGCTGTGACCGCGACATTGCCGCCGGCAAAAATCACGGCATTGTTGCCGATGCGCCCCTGCGTTCGCACCGTATGCGTCTGCACACTCGCGGCTCCGGCCACGCCCGCCGTCCCACCCGCGCCCAGCGAGGCACCAATCGAGAGCCACTCGCCACCGGAGAAGGCCCGCGCCGAGACATCGCCCCGAACATTCACACGGGCGGAATCGCCAATGGTGGCTCGCGTCGTGCGTGTCACCACGCCGACATCCGCCCCGGCCCCCACGCCGCCCTTGGAACCCAACCCCGCCGCCCCACCCACACCAATGAGATCGGTCTGATAGTCGGCAAATACATACAGCGACTGGGCTGCATTGGCCGCCGATTGCGAGGCCAGATCGGGCGTTACCTCCGCGGAATTGCCGACACGGGCCACCGTCGTGATGGTTTCCACCGTCACACTGGCCGACCCCGCGATGCCGACTTTCCCAGTGCCGCCGGCTGCCCCCGCCGCGACGTAAACCACATCCGAACTGGCAGTTGCGACAACCGCCACACCACGGACATTCGCCTTGGAATTGTCCCGATCGGCCACGCTGATAGTCGCTTGATTGCCCAAGGCGGTGACTTTGGCAAAGTCGCCGATTTGTGCGAGTGTCGATTCCGTTCGCACGGTCGTGACATTGGCGATGCCGATTGCCGAGCCGCCTAGCCCGAGCGCGCCGCTACCTGCGACATTGACCACATCGCGCGTGCTATCCGCCTGTACCAGAATGTTGCCATCGGTGAAGAGCGTCGCCGAATTGCCGATGGTGGCATGGGTGGTATGATTCAGCACCTGAATCACGCCAGATCCCGCGGCCCCCACACCGCTACTGGTCGCCACGCCGAGCGCGGCCCCAATAATCGTCGCCGATTGCTCGTAATTCGCGGTCACACGAATGTCGCGATTCGCCGTCACCACCGTATTGTTGCCAATGCTGGCCCGCGTATTGGTGGTGATGGGCGTGACAACCACAGCCAGGCCGATGCCCGCCGATTTGCCGATGCCCGCCGCACCAGCCACCGTGAAAATATCCTGCGCATGGAATGCATCGACCAACACCGACATGCGGTGCGTTGCCGATTTCCCGACCATCTGCGTGACCGATGCATTCGAACCGATCGATGCGGTGGTGGTGGTATTGTCCAACACCATGGTGAACGACCCGGCTGCGGCCGCGCGTGCAGTCGATACCGCGCCACCGGCACCAAACAGATCGAGATTGTCGGAATTCATCGCTCGCACGATCACGCCAGCATCGCCGCTGGCGCTGGTGCTTCCGGCGGCAATGATGGTGGCTCGGTCGCCAATGCTGGCGTTCACCGTGCGGCTCATGCTCAGCCCGGAAATCCCCGCGCCGAAGCCGCCGTCTTTGCCGATGCCCGCTGCGCCACCCAGGCCAAACACGTTCAGGCGATTGTCCACATCGACGCGCACCGTACCGCCACTGGTGACTTTGGCGTCGTTGCCGATGCTCGCCGTCACCGTGTCGCCCAGGTTCAGCCACGATGCCGAACCCGCGATGCCGAATTTCTGCGTGCCGACACCGATACTCGCGCCAATCGAGACAAATCCCTGATTGTTCTTGGCTTGAACCGTGACATTGCCGCCCGACGTGACGGTGACACCGTTGCCGATCGTCGCCTCGATCGTACTATCGAACAAATTCAAATCGAGCGATGCGCCGATGCCCGCGCGCTGCGAGACGCCAATCGCCCCTGCGACGGATACCACCGTCGTCGATCGATCGGCGGTGAGTAGCAAATTGCCCGTGGTGTTGATGACCGACTTGGCCCCGGTGATCGCCGCGCGAACGGTGGTATCCACATCATTGACGTTGGCGGAACCGGCGACCCCGATTGAGGTTTTGGCTTGCTGCGCGGGGCTGGTCAGCGCTGCGCCAGCCGTCACCGTCACCAGCAAATCGCGCTGCTTGGCCGTCACCGACAGCGCCGCTGCGCTGATCGTCGCTTGGTCAATCAGGGCTTCCACCCGACGATCGAGATCGTTCCAACTCAACGCCCCGGCAATCGTGTTGGACGATTTCGCCTGGGTATTGAAATTCACACTCGCCGCCCCGGTCACGCCAATGAACAAATCATCCGACGACGCGGCAACCGTCACATCGCCGTCGGCAGTGAGCGTGACCCCGTCGATTTTCGCCACGGTAATCGTGTCGAACAGATTCAACCCAAGCGATGCCGACAGCCCGAAGCCGGTCACTTTCTCGACTTCGCTCTTTTGCGTATTGCCGTCTTTGGCCGTGGTTTCAGTCGGATTCTCATCGTCGGGATTGGCAAACAATTTCACCAACGATTCACCATCGAGCGGATCATCATCCGGCACCGGCGGCACCGGCGGCACCACCGACGTGGCATCCGGCGACGCCAACGGCGCAACCGCCGACGCGATGCCGACCACCACCGCGATCGTGTCATTGACGGCCGTCACCGACGTGTTGCCCGAGACAATCAGCGTACTCGGCGTGGTGTAAGTGCTGGAGGTGACAGCGTTTCCGATGCGGGCTTCGACCGTAGAATCGACATCGAAATATCCCAGCCCCGCACCAACGCCGACCTGATCGCTGCGGGCAACGGCCCCCGTGAAGGTGATGAGCAGCCGATCCGCCTTGGCGGAGACATCGAGATTGCCCCCGGCCTTCAGATCAACCGTATCCTCAATCCACGCTTGGACAATGCTGGTGATTGGCGTGACGGTGAAGGTGCCCTGCACAGCGAAGGTCTTGCCGGAACTCCCCGCAAAATCGAACACACCCAAGATAATCGGATTCTCAGCCGAGACGGTGACATCGCCCTTGGTGCGGATCATCACCCCATCCGCAATCGTGGCAATGGCTTGCGTGTTGTAATCGTGATGCGCATAGACACCGCCCACCGCCCCGCCACTGCTGACGGTGGTGTAGCCGAACGGATTCCCCTGACCAGTGATGCCACCGACATAAAGTGCTTTCACTTCAGTGGTTGCGGAGACGGTCAGCGATTGATCGTCTTTGGCATTGGGGGTATCGAGATTGATCTTCGCCCCTTCATCGATCCACGCTTTAGAGAACGTCTTACTAAAGACAAAATCCAACGCCCCGGAAGCCGCCGTACTCTTGGCCGTGGTCTTGCCATCGGCCCCCTTCACCTCACCGGGCTGGGCACTGGCCGACACAAATGACGTGGTGAACTCTTGGATGAACCAGGAAAAATCGCCATCGATCACTGATTGGCCGCGACCGATGAGATCGGTGAGTGCATCGCCGAATTCGCCGCTATTCTTATTCGCATCGGCATACGACGTTACGCTGCCATCACTGACCCAGGGCAAGCCAGTATCCCGCAGGCCGAGCGTGCCGCCGACGAAATCGCCCCAACTGGTGGGGAATCCCCCCGCTTGCGAGACGGCGGCGGTGACTTCGATCGCGCCATCGACATTGACAATCGCATTTTTGCCAATCCAGGCCCGCGATTCATCGATCGGTTCGCCGTAAACAAACGCCCCGCCAACGGCCAATTTCGAATTCGCACTCGCCGACCCCACCGCCGAAAATTGCGGCGAATTCCCGGATTCTGCGGTGACACTCAAATCGCCGGCCACCGTGACGATCGCATTGTCGGCAATACTAGCGGCAGTTTTTTGGGTACTGCGAACAATCACCATCCCCGCAGCCACTTGAAACGCCGTGCTGCTCGATTCCCCTTCTTGCGATTGTTCGTTCTTCGCCTTGGAATCGACCTTCTCTTTCTTGCCCGTCAAGAAACTGCCCACGGCAAAGAACGTGCCAAACAGCGGACTCGCTGGCCCTGGCTTTTCATTGTTGACGGTCGCTTCCGATCGCCCTTCGACGGTGATAATCTCACCCGTGGAATTGACCGTAACATCTCCCGTGGCATCGACTTTGCCACGCAGCGTCGCCGCGGCATTCATGTCGAAATTGCCAATCGTCACTCCGATTCCCGCCGCCAGCGATTTGGCCTTGGAAGTCACCGAACTGGACTGCGAGAAAAACTTGTTGGTCATCGAGGCGTCGATGGTCACGCCGCCTGCGGAAATGATCGTGCCATCGGAGGTTTCGGCTGTCGAAACGGAGGTTCCCTGCGCCACCGTGACGGCAATCGAGGGGCCGGGAATCTGCAACACCGCGCCTTTGGAATCGCGCGCAACGGTCCCGCCGAGCACTTTGGTGGTAACTTTGAAGCGGTTCTCCACCGTGGAGGTAATACTCACATCTCCGCCGGCGATGATGGTCGAATTTCCGACTTTGGTTTTCGCCTGAACATCAGATTCCGACCACGTCACGCCCAACACCAACGATGGCAATTGCGACAGACTAATCCCCGTCGAATTTGCGGAAATCGTGACATTGCCACTGGCGTTGATATTGACGCCGTTGCCGATCGTGGTTGTCGAATACACCCGCGTCAGCGTGACCTGCAACGGCATTGGCAGGCCGTTGACCAAGGTGGCGATCGGTGCCCAGAGATCCGGCGGCGCCGAATTATCTTTGATCTGCCCCTGGGTTTGCTCGGTCCCGGCAATCGGGTTGCCATCTTCATCCACCGCAACAAACGGGACATCGTTGGGATCAATGTCCGTCTTCATTTCGGTGACTTCGACTTTGGTGCCGTTGCCAACCGTTTGCGAACGTAACGTATTGCTGGGAATGAGGATCAGCGATTTGCCATCGGAACTAATGCTGGCAATGTCGTAGGTGCCATCGTTGAGCTGATCCGGCGTCCCCGAGATGAAGATGCTTTTCTCTTTGGCAAATCCATCGCTGGACCAACTGCCGCTGGAACGATCAATGCTCGGCCCCACGGAGCCATCTGCCGCACCGGGAACAAATACCAAACCGGTGCCAATGGTCACCGACGGTCGCGTGGTGGTATCCCCCCCAATCAGGGACGCACCAGGCGACCCGACGAGATCGTACAGCGAGAGCCGCTTGGCGTCCCCTTCGGAAACGACACTGATGTTGCGGCCCTGAAGCGTCGCGTTATCGGCAACGGTCACGCCCACGTCAATCTGTTTGGAGTTGAACAGTGGCACCAGATAACTGGTGGCAATGGTCTTCTCCGCTTTGATGAACAGATCGCCCGCTTGGAAGCCGCCATTGGCGTGGGCGAACATCTTTGCCCCGGACTGAATCTCGATCTTCTGCGCACTCCAATTCAGACTGCCGGAATTCCCCAATGATATTCCGGCAACCGGATCGCTCCCCACGGCGAGATTGCGCGTCGAAATCGTCGCCCCGGACTGCAGCGTGATGCGCTCGGCGGTGATCGCCATAGAATTGGGCACGAGCGTCGTAAATACGGAAATCGAACGATTGGCGGAAAAGACAATCTCTTCCACGCCCGTCGAGGTGAAGCTGCCCGGCAAGCGCAAGTCGCTATCCAGCGTGAACTTCTGGCCGGATTCGGGTGAGCCGATAATGCTCAGACTGGTCACCGACGATTTCGCATAATTAACAATCGTCGAACCGTCGGAAACTTGCAAATTCGCTCCGCTGAGCGAAACAGTCGCCTGATCGTTGGTTGCGGAATATTGAATGGTGAGCAACCCCGAGGTGAGGTTGGAGGTCACCGCCGGGGCAAGCCGTTCTTCCAACGGAACCAACTGCAGATGCGTCCATCGGCGGAGCCATTGAGGAGTTTGGCTCCAAGTCGAGACGAATCGGCGCAGCCGGCTCCAAAGCCGGTTGGGGGAGAGGACGGGCATGAGAGCGCTCCCGGAGTTAATCATCACTAAGTTGATTTGCTCTGAAACGATTGATGAGCGGAGTCTTGGGGACACTCATCGATCGTTACGAAACTTCGTAATTTACCCAGAACAAATCATCATTGAGTTTAGATCAAATTCCAGGAATCGCAAGAAAGATTTCCTAAAGCTTCCGTTTTCGCACTTTTTCGGCCTTGACAGAAAATTTCCGCCTGATAAACGATCCCGTTAGCGAGCTTACTTCGGAGTCGCCGGGACGGGCACGGCTCCCTTCACGGTCATGGCCAACGAATAGACTTTTTTGTCGCACGTCAGATACAACGTCTTTCCATCGGGGCCACCGAAAGTCGCGTTGGAGCAGAATTCCGGAATCGCGATCAGTCCCAATGCCTTGCCTTCGGGCGACACTACCCAGCAGCCGCCTCGCCCGCTGAGATATAAATTTCCCTGCTCATCAATGGTGAATCCGTCCGGATCGCGGCGATCGGCATTCCGTGGATCGAAAAAGACGTCGCCTTTGCCTACCGAACCATCCTCGTGAATCGGATAGACTTTCCACAGTTTTAGATGCGAGTCACCGACATACAGCCGCTTTCCATCTGGCGAAACTTTCAGCCCATTGGGCAGCGGCATATCATCGATCACCTTGACCGCCTTCCCCGCCTGCACCCGATAGACCGCACTCGTCTTGCGGGCTTTGAAATCGGGATCGGTCAGGTAGATGGTCCCATTCGGGGCGATGCAGACATCGTTGGGTTGATTCAGCGTTGGCTCGGAGAGTACGACCTCCGGCTCGGAAGCTCGATCCCCCGTCAGTGTGTACCGAAGCACTTTCTGGCCATAGGCTTGCGCGGCGAGCAGCTTTCCCGATTG
This DNA window, taken from Tuwongella immobilis, encodes the following:
- a CDS encoding SMP-30/gluconolactonase/LRE family protein, producing MIRWAVTLLMGLMMVGMLAAQDPGFPPTAKPGAKLTVEYEAPYFFEGPTYDPAGKKLYFTAFGKGDDIQLLRLDAPGKVTVFAEKTKGVNGTCLDQSGKLLAAQAYGQKVLRYTLTGDRASEPEVVLSEPTLNQPNDVCIAPNGTIYLTDPDFKARKTSAVYRVQAGKAVKVIDDMPLPNGLKVSPDGKRLYVGDSHLKLWKVYPIHEDGSVGKGDVFFDPRNADRRDPDGFTIDEQGNLYLSGRGGCWVVSPEGKALGLIAIPEFCSNATFGGPDGKTLYLTCDKKVYSLAMTVKGAVPVPATPK